ATTCCTTTCCATTTGCTTTTAAAAATGACACATCTCCATATTGAAACACGGGTAAATTCTACCTACCTATAAAAATGTTAAATCAAAATGTACCCTCAAAGTTCAGGTTTAATTGGAAAAAAGAATggtatattttccaaaaaaatactTGTCAACATAAGGAATTTTATGAAATTAACTATAAACATAATATGTTTAAGAATCTTTgtaacacataatataaaatgAAAACTAAAACATGATGTGGTAAAACAAGTAACTCAACAGGAAAAGAGCAGGTTCTATTTTAACGCCAATTTAGTTTGAAAACACTGTGACGTGACGACCCATCTAAAGAGGTTCTCAAACCATCTGGAAGGCTTTTCTCTTTTTCGGATTTTACTTCAAAACCTTTCAAGTAATAAGGCCAATTCAAATACTCCTCGGCCTTTCCAGTGTTCTTCTTCTCCATGACCTCTCTCACCATCAGCTTGCAaaagtgattgtggtgttggaacATCTTGTCTGGCTTTGTAATTATTTTCTTAGGATGACAAATCGTAAAAAATGCATCAAAAAATGGAGAACTCTCCCACAGACCTTCATCCCCAATCGTTTTAAACAACAGCCGTTTCACGTCTAAAGCCGGAAATTTTGCCATTTTTCTTAGATTGATGATGTCGACCTCAAATGGTGGGACTATGACAATATTGGTCATGGTTATTCCAATTTCACGCTCGATTGATAACTCAAGTGCGTTCCTCATCTTGAGAAAAAAAGAAGTATCAACCGGATTGCTTAGATACATTCCAAGCTTGATTTTCTTGAGTCCAGAGTTGGCAACAGCTGGAAACATGAGACTAGGCATTGTCTGACCTTCAAAACAAAAAGAATGTAATTTTGGTGCATTAACTTGTACATTGATAAGCCTCAATGAGCACCCCAGTAATGACAATCTCTTCAAGGAAGCACATGTGAAATGGAAGCTTTCGAAATTCCATAATCTCATATAAAGTGTCAAACTCTCGAGCAAAGGGAATTTTAATTTCATCATGTCTAGAAATGCTTCGTCCATGAACACATCACCAAACGATAAATGCGTCACTTTTTCTAAGGAACCCATGTTAACTGAAAGAGGGTTTCCTACACACCAAAAGAAGCTTAGATTCGGGACCTCATTGATTTCCAGAATACGGTTTCGTTCATATGAATCAATTTGTAAATTGTTAAGAAAACCAAGGTTTTTAATCTTGATGGTATCAAAGCCCTTGCAATGAAAAAGTTCTACATCCACAAGCAATTTACAAGTAGAGAATATCTCATGAATAACCTGTTCACTTATGTGAACATGCTTCAAGTGCAGTTTTCGTAGGGACACCGAGTTGATGACAGGATGGGTAGTCATTAAAAGGGAATGGATCTTTGAGAAAGAACCTGTAACTCTTAACTTAGTTAGGTTTTTGCCAGAGAGTATATCATCTGGCAAACTAAAGGATGCACTTGTAACCATGATTAAGATGGAAAGCTGCTTCAGACAACTTTTGGTTGCAACAGACGTAATCCATTTTTCAGCAAGAGAAGACGAGTACTCCTGATTCTCGGTGTCGATCATAAGGTAAAGTCTTTCGATTGGTATGTTGTTATGGAGATACTTTTTGAGAGTGTGGTCAATCACCTTTAAGTGCTCTGGCTTTTGTTCTTTGCGAAGAGACATTGTGGCTTGAAGAAACCTGAGGGTAGGGATGGTAGACCAAGCGTGTAGCCATGACTTCGACAAGACGCTGGTGCGGGCGGCTTCTTTTACCGGCAACCGCATTTGTATGCGGTGGAGCAACTCCGGGATATCTTCTAATAGTGGGCTTCCACTCATCCCTTCCGCCATCTTTTGTTACACAAGAAACAAGAAAACCAGCAAAACCctgttagttttatttttataggTTTACAACGAATGAATGCCGAATAATCGGTGACTTTGTTATAAAAATTCAAATATCTTTGATATTGTTtccattttctaaaattttaaatttgttattaggaATTTAACCTACATCAAAAGAGTTGTGTTTTTAAGAATTGACTACTAACCGGTCAATTGGTTTTATATTTATGTAACTTTAACATAAAAACGATACTTTATAAGCGTAATTTTAAAAAAAGAGTGAATATGGAATTGTAAATATCATATCTATCCGGATTAAAAAAatctaaatattatatttatttacttttaaaatttttaaattatctatttatccaaagtttttttttttttaaaaatattatatattactAAAGATTATTAAAAGATATggtaatcttcttcttcttttcttaataAAAGAATCTCTATAATGCCACATGTCACTATTTTAAGCCTCCTTATTACCACGTGTCACTACACACATCGTCTTTGACTGCTTTTCCACCCATGTCTCGCTCTCTCATTCATCCCTCAATTTCGGGATTTTCATTTATAAGAACCAACTAAACATGAAGAAATTGATCAGAAATCCCTTAAAATTAACCATATTACGTTGTTGTTGGATTTAACATCCATATTTATTATCGTTTGTTTTCCAAAAAATCAGCAAAAATACTTTGAGTTTCGTTTATCAGCAAGATATTAAAATCCTTATCCTTCAAATTCGAATCTACACATCATATAAGCTAATCGCCATTACACCTTCACCTCCATCGCACCCACATCATCTTCATATGTTGCTCTGCCTCCTCCCGCCTTCAACCACCGACACCATTAAAggaatataaatttaaaaatcccAACTTTATGTTTGTTTCCACTTTGGGATTTGAAATGTTGAAACCTTTTTTTATGTTTGTAATTCTTGGTTTTGTTCTTCAGTTCATCCTTTAATTCTggcaattttgcatgttttctaCGGGTAAATTGTTGATGTCTAAGCTGTTAGTCATTTATTTTTAGGATTTTTCGTTTGTAATTCTTTTAGATTTTCTACTATTTTTAAGCTTTAGGAAGAAAGTGATTGACTTTGTTCGTGGGTATGTATTTTCTCTCCATTTGTATTGATATTGATTTTGGAATTCCCTCTCCATCTATGTACTTTCtcttcacaatttttttttttttttgattttgagaTTTTTGAATCTCTGATTATCAACTcaatttcattcattttttttatcatgAATCGTCTTTCTCGACAGGGGCGGTTCCACTATGGTCACTATAGTGTCACCGACAACCCTTGTTTTTTCGGACACAATgtaaaaaattttgaattttttgttttttctactATTGTGCCACTATGTAAAAGGAAAAATGTGCCACAGGCAACACTTACTATGAAATCTTGCGTTCGCCCCTGTTTCTGGATTATACTGGGGTTTTTCTTTATGTTGATTTCTTCTTCTCTTTGTTGTTTTATTGTCATGAATAAATTCCTGTTGAATTGGTATGTTGGTATGATGTaaattatttttcacaattttcaagcttttattattattattattattattattattattattattattattattattattttctaaacAGGAGAAGAATGGAGCTAAACCATATCCAGATAATAACTTTTAGTTGCTTTGACTTATAATTTGTGATATATTAAGGTAGTTTTTAATATGTATCGCCATATCTACATGCACACTACAGGCACAAACATTTATTTGTTATGGATTTGCATGTTTTTTTGAAGTAGAAGTTCTATTTATTTTCCTTCTTTTTTACATTAGATCTTGAATCCAGTCTTGGctgtttgtatgtatgtatgttatgcACCATGACAAAAATAAGGCACCAAAATTGAGCTATCTTTATGATTGTTGTTGAACTTTAATCCGCTCTCAAAATTGAAATTTCAGTCGTGATGCCTCAACGAAGAATCGTTATGATAAAGCTTGGTTCGATATTTTTGGAAGCCAGATCTTCTTTCGTTTTTCTGTTTTGCATCGATTAAGTCACCGCCACCAACATATCACCATCTTCCGCCATCGATTGGATCTTCGAATCCATTGAGTTCAAACATCATAAAATGATGCAGATCAGGTTTGATATTTATGTTTTTACTTTACTAATCATGTATCGCACACCTTTCTGGTTTTGGGTACTTCTTTTTCTTTGTGTTGACACTCTTTTGTTATTAATTGCAGGGTAACCAAGTTTTGGGTTCGTATAATCTTTATGATTGAGGTGGTAGATTGAAAGGAGAATGTTACACTCTTTTCTTATTAATTGTAGGGTAACCAGGtggaatgtaacatcccaaaaatgtaggtcaaaaatttcgatttttaattaataaaattattatccAAGAACATTATCATAAAGCCATAGTGGAAATAAGTGTATCAAATACATCGAAAAATATCAGAGTAATCATAAAATATGgatgtaacactcataaaaatcatgataaatatGAGTGTTACATCGGCATTTTATGATTTCAAACATTTTTCCCAAAacaatcagagtatcccaaaatcataaaaaccaTAACCAAATGGATATGCACGGTCATGCCTTCGTCTTTCCATAATCATtcgaagtacctgaaaaaaaaaattagattgtAAGTCAacgcttagtgggttccccaaagtaccaccacaaaaCAAGCATATACACAAACACTCATTCCTgacccaatcagcctcgggctggaataccaggcatgtccacgatgggtccagtcatcctcgggatggaataccctcgtatcatAAGCATgttggcccaatcagcctcgggttggaataccaacatgtcgggtccaatcaGCCTCGAGCTGGAATACCCCCGATCTGTTCACTAATGTACTGAGCAGTCCAGTCTCACCATATACCATAACATGTCAACATGTACATAACAGATAAACAAATAACATGGCATAGGTAAACAGATAACAGATCCACAGATCACTACAGTACGCCAGGAACCTACTCTTGGGACAACTATCGGGGTTGCTAAGTCAGTCGGAGAAGTGATCAACGGTAGTatcgccaacaaggttgaagttggcaggaagaggaaatttgaggggtcttcaa
The genomic region above belongs to Lactuca sativa cultivar Salinas chromosome 4, Lsat_Salinas_v11, whole genome shotgun sequence and contains:
- the LOC111898739 gene encoding F-box/FBD/LRR-repeat protein At1g13570: MAEGMSGSPLLEDIPELLHRIQMRLPVKEAARTSVLSKSWLHAWSTIPTLRFLQATMSLRKEQKPEHLKVIDHTLKKYLHNNIPIERLYLMIDTENQEYSSSLAEKWITSVATKSCLKQLSILIMVTSASFSLPDDILSGKNLTKLRVTGSFSKIHSLLMTTHPVINSVSLRKLHLKHVHISEQVIHEIFSTCKLLVDVELFHCKGFDTIKIKNLGFLNNLQIDSYERNRILEINEVPNLSFFWCVGNPLSVNMGSLEKVTHLSFGDVFMDEAFLDMMKLKFPLLESLTLYMRLWNFESFHFTCASLKRLSLLGCSLRLINVQVNAPKLHSFCFEGQTMPSLMFPAVANSGLKKIKLGMYLSNPVDTSFFLKMRNALELSIEREIGITMTNIVIVPPFEVDIINLRKMAKFPALDVKRLLFKTIGDEGLWESSPFFDAFFTICHPKKIITKPDKMFQHHNHFCKLMVREVMEKKNTGKAEEYLNWPYYLKGFEVKSEKEKSLPDGLRTSLDGSSRHSVFKLNWR